The proteins below are encoded in one region of Festucalex cinctus isolate MCC-2025b chromosome 2, RoL_Fcin_1.0, whole genome shotgun sequence:
- the LOC144013474 gene encoding FERM and PDZ domain-containing protein 4-like isoform X1, producing the protein MHPSHRRHNVEISRLDLYGDDVLFYHKNKTSGWPPPGSWGGLQGPPYNWDSMNCNRESQNCLNNQVSQSSSLEEVHLDALPPVPRLVEMTRDPVLGFGFVAGSEKPVVVRSVTPGGPSEGKLLPGDEIIMINDESVSSAPRERVIDLVRSCKEFILLTVVQPYPSPKSAFISAAKKAMLKSNPVKVRFAEEVIINGQVPNPVKDNSLLFMPNVLKVYLENGQTKSFRFDSSTSIKDVLLTLQEKLSIKCIEHFSLMLEERMEGSGNRLLLLHEQEMLAQVTRKPGCDKMKCFFRISFMPRDPVDLLRRDAVAFEYLYVQSCNDVVLERFGSELKYDAALRLAALQMYILTLTTKQSQKVSLKYIQKEWGLSLFLPPAVLTSTKEKNIQKALTHILKTNQNLVPPGKKLTALQAKVHYLRYLSELQLYGGREFKSILLQGEKQTEVTLLVGPRYGISHVINARTNLVALLADFSHVNRIEILTEDQNNVRLELHVLDVRPITLIMESSDAMNLACLTAGYYRLLVDSRRSIFNVVHYSNSAGDDNSQDRVLEWPYSTSFGDSEELSQSQADLYRDPQYTDNGQRESNLYPYFHQSQNPDRDLQTQSPVPPPLPPSTRHKPHDSPRSAKVSFIFGGDPPLCKPRGLVYEPLQESAEHRPAYLHNTDFGAQDRGSFHFSDLTHVYSNIISEEVGEEPLLRDLFYRDTTDDVEDEDEASCEEDSTGGTPLGDGEAGEGMATAAGKASFLTLSGPTDDIIDLTSLPPPEGDAAVDDDEDDSLLQTLNLAIAAPPPGFRDSSDEDLVPEGKFLSPLDNDDIPVSLIDAIPTQEEGSGEGKRQLENTVVNTLQALEALSVSEQRPPPPRPPHSKNNPGVYASRGFSPQSSSDSGNETNSSEMTELSELAACHRLSESHMRLLVATREGYQPLLEEKTEFPVSPITEGTALKKSRSPQHLRPPAVPPRRSPHLDTQASLQPDCLGGRSQTNLSSSLQRPSSTTPGGKHHKKSADSSRKYNTFSTREGYRGGSSGTIHLEKNQHTSFFDRGGSQRRHDLFLEENPHAQDHNVSSRPSDHQRITRPSSTSGSLLDVATIGECTADNRTVEQDEHLVVASLLSPNKNNRLVGSDQGSDILNDHQPISRQQSVARLCEYHLAKRISNLQGEAHSSLQGSLCSSLDAGGSANSSVCATPTDSPLGPGAMESKHHRLQRHPISSSSSSLLRVLNYEELKPGQSPQTKDFHPHADPVLVRKMLPNIHTPAAGADSGRPSSATPSKHKETITSKKPCLKGSSQKEGSEAYRQLINYLTVSQMHQGGKLHSAGMGGGVKKDTRRYITSNPQLVEMVKNRGSTIPRCQCIPSAFVRPNLVNPNALQLMNKDQRSYHSATLPAKLKRSPDMFTQGPNGRLDVKQANTERRSSFSGLHSELERNGLDPDQFLSLYKRDGYTTTHEGGGTTGRPPPRSRSQPSGGTDDWFSSDPRERHTVLQPSVSCLSGQRADLNNSLLGRAPSAFTRQASTSTMAGISSPSPPLRPQSPPPAVSIEAQANTASSNFGCTQDAIPSTRPNQNHIHAVSPIPSQLDPLSDYSQRGRELKRSSSNVTNSSGSVEVLFEKPSRSQSQQPLSPSVPQQGETKVQRRPTRKRLSKSYSQGSVSSHTTCWSSGTRIDSRRASVAFPLQKDNKQMKGSQKLDTSPWRCNGPFSYCFFKRKSEGEDDESEWDTPRRSRGGSNLDNDCAASLAIFPCGSAVDAAGEQLYGEVLNNMSFGDRLARVNALKDRMYSFPSGFTDVRRDASELIALVRSSIGRCDRGVQFPMQEVSQSKQLLSVESKELGRACRRMAQAHSSPEEMLLAVTCSFQVLCCLCEACMCLVKGLSTTASHQQREVVAKVDEVVMNYICLLKAAEAATVGAPGEHSVKALVRHSSTMSAIANALTRSLKTLLSK; encoded by the exons ATGCATCCATCCCATCGACGACACAATGTGGAAATTAGCCGCCTGGATTTGTATGGCGATGACGTACTTTTCTA tcacaaaaacaagacatcaGGCTGGCCGCCCCCCGGATCCTGGGGGGGACTGCAAGGGCCCCCATACAACTGGGACAGCATGAACTGCAACAGGGAGAGCCAGAACTGCCTCAACAA CCAAGTGTCCCAGAGCAGCTCCCTGGAGGAGGTTCATCTGGACGCACTCCCACCTGTGCCCCGTTTGGTGGAGATGACACGTGACCCCGTCCTGGGTTTTGGCTTTGTGGCAGGTAGTGAGAAGCCGGTGGTGGTCCGCTCAGTCACGCCAG GTGGCCCATCAGAAGGGAAGCTGTTGCCAGGTGATGAGATCATCATGATCAATGACGAATCTGTCAGTTCAGCTCCAAGAGAACGAGTCATCGATCTTGTCAG GAGCTGCAAAGAATTCATCCTATTGACTGTTGTCCAACCATACCCC TCCCCTAAATCGGCATTCATCAGTGCAGCTAAAAAAGCCATGCTCAAGTCCAATCCGGTCAAAGTGCGCTTTGCCGAGGAGGTCATCATAAACGGCCAGGTTCCA AATCCAGTGAAGGACAACTCTCTATTGTTCATGCCAAATGTCCTGAAGGTCTACCTGGAGAATGGGCAGACAAAGTCTTTCCGCTTTGACAGCAGTACCTCCATCAAG GATGTGCTCCTCACCCTGCAAGAGAAACTATCCATCAAATGCATTGAACATTTCTCCCTCATGTTGGAGGAGAGGATGGAAGGCTCCGGAAACAGACTGCTTTTGCTGCATGAACAAGAGATGCTTGCTCAG GTGACTCGCAAGCCTGGTTGTGATAAGATGAAGTGTTTCTTTCGAATCAGCTTCATGCCCCGTGACCCAGTGGACCTGCTGCGCAGAGATGCTGTGGCATTCGAATACCTCTATGTGCAG AGTTGCAATGATGTGGTGCTGGAGCGGTTTGGCTCAGAACTGAAGTATGACGCTGCGCTGAGACTGGCAGCGCTGCAAATGTACATCCTCACCTTGACAACCAAGCAAAGCCAGAAGGTCTCACTAAAATACATTCA AAAGGAGTGGGGTCTGTCGCTGTTCCTGCCTCCTGCCGTGCTGACCAGCACGAAGGAGAAAAACATCCAAAAAGCTCTGACGCACATCCTCAAAACCAACCAGAACCTTGTGCCTCCTGGGAAAAAA CTGACTGCTTTGCAGGCCAAGGTGCATTACCTAAGGTACCTCAGTGAGCTCCAACTTTATGGCGGGAGAGAGTTTAAATCAATACTTTTG CAGGGTGAAAAACAAACCGAGGTGACGTTGTTAGTGGGTCCTCGTTATGGTATCAGTCATGTCATCAACGCACGGACCAATCTAGTGGCCCTCTTGGCCGACTTCAGCCACGTGAACCGAATTGAAATCCTTACTGAGGATCAAAACAACGTCCGGTTGGAGCTTCATGTTCTCGATGTCCGG CCCATCACCCTCATCATGGAATCAAGTGATGCCATGAACCTGGCCTGTCTCACAGCAGGTTACTATCGCCTCCTAGTGGATTCAAGGAGATCTATTTTCAACGTGGTCCACTACAGCAACTCTGCAGGGGATGACAACA GTCAGGATCGTGTCCTTGAGTGGCCATACAGCACGTCTTTTGGGGACAGCGAGGAGCTATCACAGAGCCAGGCGGACCTCTACAGGGACCCTCAATACACAGACAATGGGCAGAGAGAAAGCAACCTCTATCCCTACTTCCATCAATCCCAAAACCCAGACAGAGATCTTCAGACCCAAAGTCCGGTGCCACCTCCTCTTCCCCCCTCGACCAGACACAAACCTCATGACTCACCTCGTAGTGCCAAagtgtcatttatttttggaGGAGACCCACCCTTGTGCAAGCCCCGAGGTTTGGTCTATGAACCGCTTCAGGAGAGTGCTGAGCACAGACCAGCCTACTTGCACAATACCGACTTTGGGGCACAGGACAGGGGGTCGTTTCACTTCAGTGATCTGACACATGTCTATAGCAACATAATAAGTGAGGAAGTGGGTGAGGAGCCACTATTAAGAGACCTTTTTTATCGTGACACAACAGATGATGTGGAGGATGAAGACGAGGCTTCTTGTGAAGAAGACTCCACTGGAGGAACGCCACTGGGTGACGGAGAAGCGGGCGAGGGCATGGCGACCGCAGCCGGCAAAGCTTCATTTCTCACGCTTTCCGGGCCTACCGATGACATCATTGACCTCACATCGCTACCTCCACCTGAGGGGGATGCCGCGGTTGATGACGATGAAGACGACTCGCTGCTGCAGACGCTTAACCTGGCAATTGCGGCCCCGCCTCCAGGCTTTCGTGACAGTTCAGATGAGGACCTGGTGCCTGAGGGGAAGTTTCTGAGCCCGCTGGACAATGATGATATTCCAGTTTCATTAATTGATGCAATACCGACTCAAGAGGAGGGAAGTGGGGAGGGCAAGAGGCAGCTGGAGAACACAGTTGTAAACACTCTTCAGGCACTTGAAGCTTTGTCTGTCTCTGAACAGAGGCCTCCACCGCCTCGTCCACCACACAGCAAGAACAATCCAG GTGTTTACGCATCTCGAGGCTTCAGCCCACAGTCTTCATCAGACTCCGGAAATGAGACAAACTCCTCAGAAATGACAGAACTCTCGGAGCTGGCTGCTTGCCATCGACTCAGCGAGAGCCACATGCGCCTGCTGGTGGCCACGAGGGAGGGCTACCAGCCTTTGCTTGAGGAGAAAACAGAGTTCCCGGTTTCACCCATCACTGAAGGAACAGCCCTAAAGAAGTCCCGGAGTCCACAGCACCTCCGACCACCTGCTGTCCCGCCAAGACGGAGCCCACATTTGGACACACAAGCATCATTGCAGCCGGACTGCCTGGGAGGGAGGTCTCAGACAAACCTCTCCTCTAGTCTTCAGCGGCCAAGCTCCACAACGCCAGGAGGTAAGCATCACAAAAAGTCTGCAGACTCAAGCAGGAAGTACAACACCTTTAGCACAAGGGAAGGGTACCGGGGTGGCAGTAGTGGAACCATTCATCTGGAGAAAAATCAGCATACTTCATTCTTTGATCGAGGAGGAAGCCAAAGAAGACATGACTTGTTTTTGGAGGAAAACCCTCATGCTCAGGACCACAATGTGAGCAGCCGCCCCAGTGACCATCAAAGAATTACTCGCCCTTCCTCGACATCTGGTAGCCTTTTAGATGTTGCTACAATAGGGGAGTGTACTGCAGATAATAGAACTGTCGAGCAAGATGAACATCTTGTAGTAGCGTCGTTGCTGTccccaaataaaaacaacagactGGTGGGTTCTGACCAAGGATCAGATATACTGAATGACCATCAGCCTATTTCAAGACAGCAAAGTGTTGCACGTTTGTGTGAATACCATCTTGCAAAAAGGATTTCCAACTTACAAGGTGAAGCCCACAGTTCTCTACAGGGTTCCCTTTGCTCATCACTGGATGCTGGGGGCAGTGCAAACAGCAGCGTCTGTGCCACACCGACCGACTCACCACTTGGTCCGGGGGCGATGGAGTCAAAACACCATCGCCTACAGAGACACCCAATCTCCAGTTCCTCTTCGTCTTTACTCCGGGTCTTAAACTATGAAGAACTTAAGCCTGGACAGAGCCCCCAAACAAAGGATTTTCACCCTCATGCAGACCCTGTCCTTGTTCGAAAAATGCTGCCTAACATTCACACTCCTGCTGCTGGTGCTGACTCTGGTCGTCCCTCCTCAGCCACACCCTCTAAACACAAAGAGACAATTACAAGCAAAAAGCCCTGTTTGAAAGGGTCGAGCCAAAAAGAAGGCAGTGAGGCATACAGGCAATTGATCAACTACCTAACTGTAAGCCAAATGCACCAAGGCGGAAAGCTACACAGTGCAGGCATGGGGGGCGGTGTAAAAAAAGACACTCGACGCTACATCACAAGCAACCCTCAGCTTGTCGAAATGGTCAAGAATCGAGGGAGTACAATCCCTCGATGCCAATGTATTCCATCCGCTTTTGTTCGCCCGAATTTGGTAAACCCAAATGCATTGCAGCTGATGAATAAAGATCAAAGGTCATACCACTCTGCCACACTTCCTGCCAAACTGAAACGAAGCCCTGACATGTTCACTCAGGGCCCAAATGGTAGGTTAGATGTCAAGCAGGCAAATACGGAGAGAAGAAGCTCCTTCTCAGGACTACATAGTGAGCTTGAGAGGAACGGTCTGGACCCAGATCAGTTCCTGTCCCTGTATAAGAGAGATGGCTATACTACTACCCATGAGGGTGGGGGGACCACTGGCAGGCCTCCACCTCGTTCAAGAAGCCAACCAAGTGGTGGCACAGATGACTGGTTCAGCTCAGACCCAAGAGAAAGGCATACAGTCCTTCAACCTTCGGTCTCCTGTTTAAGTGGTCAACGAGCAGACCTGAACAATTCCTTGCTAGGAAGGGCTCCTTCAGCTTTCACCAGGCAGGCATCTACAAGTACCATGGCTGGCATTTCCTCTCCATCCCCACCACTTCGTCCACAGTCTCCCCCTCCTGCTGTATCAATCGAAGCACAAGCCAACACTGCTTCCAGCAACTTTGGATGCACACAGGATGCCATCCCTTCAACTCGGCCAAATCAGAACCACATACATGCTGTCAGTCCAATCCCGTCACAATTGGATCCTCTAAGTGATTACTCACAAAGGGGCCGGGAGCTAAAACGCAGCTCTAGTAACGTCACTAATAGCTCTGGTAGTGTAGAGGTCCTGTTTGAAAAGCCCAGCCGAAGCCAGAGCCAGCAGCCCTTGTCACCATCTGTGCCCCAGCAAGGGGAAACCAAAGTCCAGAGGAGGCCAACAAGGAAGAGGCTATCCAAGAGTTACTCCCAGGGCTCAGTGTCATCTCACACCACATGCTGGTCATCAGGCACCAGGATAGACAGCAGAAGGGCTTCGGTGGCATTTCCTTTGCAGAAAGACAATAAACAAATGAAGGGTTCTCAAAAACTGGACACCAGTCCATGGAGGTGCAATGGACCTTTCAGCTACTGCTTCTTTAAACGTAAAAGTGAGGGAGAAGATGATGAGAGCGAATGGGACACACCAAGACGAAGTCGCGGTGGGAGTAACCTAGATAACGACTGTGCTGCGTCATTGGCCATCTTTCCCTGTGGCTCAGCGGTGGATGCGGCTGGAGAGCAGCTGTACGGTGAGGTCCTTAACAACATGAGCTTTGGCGATCGCTTGGCTCGGGTCAACGCCCTCAAGGACCGCATGTACAGCTTCCCTTCCGGCTTCACTGACGTCCGGCGTGACGCCAGTGAGCTCATTGCCCTGGTGAGGTCCAGCATAGGCCGCTGTGATCGAGGCGTCCAATTTCCGATGCAGGAAGTGTCTCAGTCCAAGCAACTTCTTTCAGTGGAGTCCAAAGAGTTAGGCCGGGCATGCCGGCGGATGGCGCAGGCGCATAGCAGTCCAGAAGAGATGTTGCTCGCTGTGACGTGCAGTTTTCAGGTGCTCTGTTGCCTTTGTGAAGCTTGCATGTGTCTTGTAAAGGGACTCAGCACAACTGCCTCACACCAACAGAGAGAGGTTGTTGCAAAAGTAGATGAGGTCGTTATGAACTATATCTGTTTACTCAAAGCAGCTGAGGCTGCAACTGTGGGAGCACCAGGCGAACACAGTGTCAAGGCCCTGGTGAGACATTCTAGCACCATGTCAGCCATCGCGAATGCACTCACACGTTCTCTTAAAACGCTGCTTAGCAAGTAG